Proteins from a genomic interval of Verrucomicrobiia bacterium:
- the moeB gene encoding molybdopterin-synthase adenylyltransferase MoeB, with protein MVELTNEEIRRYSRHLILPEVGLAGQRKIRNTSVLCVGAGGLGSPIAMYLAAAGIGKLGIVDFDTVDVSNLQRQILHTDADVGTPKADSARTAIAAINPNVEVVLHKVRISSENALDLIRPYDIVVDGTDNFPTRYLTNDACVLLGKPNVYGSIFRFEGQASVFAPRLGGPCYRCLYPEPPPPGMVPSCAEGGVLGVLPGIVGCIQATEILKLALGRGSPLIGRLLLFNALDMKFRELKLRRDPQCPLCGDAPSIRELVDYDQFCGVVPEPAVSGVHPDEVTVQDMQRALQDPALGIRVIDVREPDEQLIARVDGVPLVPLSLLGQRFTELDPNAQIYLHCKSGKRSMKALEFLRQQGFKYVKSVRGGIEAWSDQIDPAVPKY; from the coding sequence ATGGTTGAACTCACCAACGAGGAAATCCGCCGTTATTCGCGTCACCTGATCCTGCCCGAGGTCGGCCTCGCCGGACAGCGCAAGATCCGCAACACCTCGGTCCTGTGCGTCGGCGCGGGCGGACTGGGGTCGCCGATCGCCATGTACCTGGCCGCGGCGGGCATCGGAAAACTCGGCATCGTGGATTTCGACACCGTGGACGTGTCCAACCTGCAACGCCAGATCCTCCACACCGATGCCGATGTTGGCACGCCGAAGGCGGATTCCGCGCGGACGGCGATCGCCGCGATCAACCCGAATGTGGAGGTGGTCCTTCACAAGGTGCGCATCTCCTCGGAGAACGCGCTCGATCTCATCCGGCCCTACGACATCGTGGTGGACGGGACCGACAACTTTCCCACGCGGTATCTGACCAACGACGCGTGCGTGCTGCTGGGCAAGCCCAACGTGTACGGCTCGATCTTCCGGTTCGAGGGGCAGGCCAGCGTCTTTGCGCCGCGCCTCGGCGGGCCGTGCTACCGGTGCCTGTATCCGGAGCCGCCGCCGCCCGGGATGGTCCCGAGCTGCGCCGAGGGTGGCGTGCTGGGCGTGCTGCCGGGCATTGTCGGCTGCATCCAGGCGACCGAGATCCTCAAGCTCGCGCTGGGCAGGGGCAGTCCACTGATCGGACGCCTGCTCCTGTTCAACGCCCTCGACATGAAGTTCCGCGAATTGAAGCTGCGGCGGGATCCGCAGTGCCCGCTGTGCGGCGACGCTCCCTCCATCCGGGAACTCGTGGATTACGACCAGTTTTGCGGGGTGGTGCCCGAGCCGGCCGTGTCCGGGGTGCATCCCGACGAGGTGACGGTGCAGGACATGCAGCGCGCCCTGCAGGATCCCGCGCTGGGGATCCGGGTGATTGACGTCCGGGAACCCGATGAGCAGCTGATTGCCCGCGTGGACGGCGTGCCCCTGGTCCCGCTCAGCCTGCTGGGACAGCGCTTCACCGAACTCGACCCCAACGCGCAGATCTATCTGCACTGCAAGTCCGGCAAACGCTCCATGAAGGCCCTCGAATTCCTGCGGCAACAGGGCTTCAAGTACGTCAAATCGGTCCGGGGCGGGATTGAGGCCTGGTCGGACCAGATTGATCCTGCCGTTCCGAAGTACTGA
- a CDS encoding thymidylate synthase — protein MRAYLQLLREVLEQGRFKPDRTGTGTYSLFGAQCRYRLSEGFPLVTTKKVHLKSILYELLWFLRGDTNVRWLQERGVTIWNEWADPVTGDLGRVYGAQWTDWRSPDGRSLNQLDEVVRQIRTTPDSRRLMVTAWNPGELQQMALPPCHALFQFYVADGTLSCQLYQRSADLFLGVPFNIASYAALTHMVAQVCDLQPGDFIHTLGDAHIYANHVDQVRTQLAREPRPLPRLTLNPQRRELREFEFEDFQLSGYDPHPAIAAPVAV, from the coding sequence ATGCGTGCGTATCTGCAACTCCTCCGCGAGGTGCTGGAGCAGGGCCGGTTCAAGCCGGACCGGACCGGCACGGGCACGTATTCCCTCTTTGGCGCCCAGTGCCGGTATCGTCTCAGCGAGGGATTCCCGCTGGTGACGACCAAGAAGGTGCACCTCAAGAGCATCCTGTACGAGCTCCTCTGGTTCCTCCGCGGGGACACCAATGTGCGCTGGCTTCAGGAGCGGGGGGTGACGATCTGGAATGAATGGGCCGACCCCGTGACCGGCGACCTGGGGAGGGTGTATGGGGCGCAATGGACCGACTGGCGGTCGCCGGACGGGCGTTCGCTGAATCAGTTGGACGAGGTCGTGCGCCAGATCCGCACCACCCCGGATTCCCGACGGCTCATGGTGACCGCATGGAATCCCGGGGAACTGCAGCAGATGGCCCTGCCACCCTGCCATGCGTTGTTCCAGTTCTATGTCGCCGACGGCACCCTGAGCTGCCAGCTGTACCAGCGCAGTGCCGACCTGTTTCTCGGGGTGCCGTTCAACATCGCCAGCTACGCGGCGCTCACCCACATGGTCGCCCAGGTCTGCGACCTGCAGCCGGGCGACTTCATTCACACGCTGGGCGACGCCCACATCTATGCGAACCACGTGGACCAGGTGCGCACCCAACTGGCGCGTGAGCCGCGCCCGCTGCCACGGCTCACGCTGAACCCGCAACGGCGGGAGCTTCGCGAGTTTGAATTCGAAGACTTCCAGCTCTCGGGATACGACCCGCATCCCGCGATCGCCGCACCGGTGGCTGTGTAG
- a CDS encoding zinc ribbon domain-containing protein: MPYYEYELCDGQCAACGGRFTLRRPLSAKALAACPACRRPIRKVLTPFSTPTLTRPLSVSDAKKAGFTVLKRVGRGEYERQ; encoded by the coding sequence ATGCCGTACTACGAGTACGAGTTGTGTGACGGGCAATGCGCCGCCTGCGGGGGACGCTTCACGCTGCGACGTCCGCTCAGCGCCAAAGCGTTGGCGGCGTGCCCGGCATGCCGGCGTCCAATCCGGAAGGTTCTGACCCCGTTCAGCACCCCGACGCTGACCCGGCCGCTGTCGGTTTCCGATGCGAAGAAGGCCGGCTTCACCGTGCTGAAACGCGTGGGCCGCGGGGAGTATGAGCGCCAGTGA
- a CDS encoding class I SAM-dependent methyltransferase encodes MRIAPAAERAVRSGHPWVFADSVRSLHREGVTGDLGVIFDRRDRFLAIGLYDATSPIRLRILHAGAPEPLDEAWWRRRLMAAVERRAALFGPDTTGHRWIHGENDGWPGLVLDRYGTTLVMKLYTAAWLRRIPGLTALLSATLAPDRIVVRFSRNVRDAAAAAGFPEGHEAGPAAGPAQVPFLERGLIFEAGVLRGQKTGFFLDQRENRHRVGSFTSGARVLNLFSHTGGFSVHAARGGARTVTDLDISAPALAEARRNLEANRHLPGVREVRHEAVQADAFEWLARRSPPEFDVVVVDPPSLARREAERTDALDAYGHLVRGALRRLRPGGRLVAASCSAHVSAPEFFGVVRAGVVRSGRPFAEQATTGHPPDHPATFPEAAYLKAIYLRLEPAGQRD; translated from the coding sequence CTGCGGATCGCTCCCGCGGCGGAACGGGCGGTGCGGTCCGGACATCCCTGGGTGTTTGCCGACTCGGTCCGGAGCCTTCATCGCGAAGGGGTTACCGGGGATCTCGGGGTGATCTTTGACCGGCGGGACCGTTTTCTGGCGATTGGACTCTACGATGCCACTTCGCCCATCCGGCTGCGAATCCTCCACGCCGGCGCGCCGGAACCCCTCGATGAAGCGTGGTGGCGCCGGCGCCTGATGGCCGCGGTGGAGCGCCGCGCCGCCCTGTTCGGCCCTGACACCACGGGCCATCGGTGGATTCATGGGGAGAACGACGGCTGGCCCGGGCTCGTGCTCGACCGGTACGGAACCACCCTCGTGATGAAGCTTTACACGGCGGCGTGGCTGCGGCGAATCCCCGGCTTGACGGCATTGCTGTCCGCAACGCTGGCGCCCGATCGCATCGTGGTCCGGTTTAGCCGCAATGTCCGGGATGCCGCCGCGGCCGCCGGATTTCCCGAGGGGCACGAGGCCGGACCGGCTGCGGGACCGGCACAGGTGCCGTTTCTCGAACGTGGCCTGATCTTCGAGGCCGGGGTGCTGCGCGGACAGAAGACCGGCTTCTTCCTCGATCAGCGCGAGAATCGTCACCGGGTCGGATCGTTCACCTCCGGCGCCCGGGTGCTCAACCTGTTCAGCCACACCGGTGGATTCAGCGTGCACGCGGCACGCGGCGGGGCGCGGACCGTTACGGATCTCGACATCTCGGCGCCTGCCCTGGCCGAAGCACGACGGAACCTCGAAGCCAACCGCCACCTCCCGGGTGTCCGCGAGGTGCGCCATGAAGCCGTCCAGGCTGACGCCTTCGAATGGCTGGCGCGACGGTCACCGCCTGAATTCGACGTCGTTGTCGTGGATCCACCCTCCCTGGCGCGACGGGAGGCGGAACGGACCGACGCCCTTGATGCCTACGGGCATCTGGTCCGGGGCGCCCTCCGACGGCTCCGTCCGGGCGGCCGGCTGGTCGCCGCTTCCTGCAGCGCTCACGTCAGCGCCCCGGAATTCTTCGGAGTCGTCCGGGCCGGGGTTGTCCGGTCCGGACGCCCCTTCGCGGAGCAGGCAACGACCGGGCATCCCCCGGACCACCCGGCGACCTTCCCCGAGGCCGCCTATCTCAAGGCGATCTACCTCCGCCTCGAACCGGCCGGGCAACGGGATTGA
- a CDS encoding glycosyltransferase yields MNSGPPPRLLVPPAPEPETPGILPRISVPAEAHDPFHSSAVRHRLRGGRIVMPHAEPVGIPPATDTPRVRVDGKFFRQGTRKFHPKGVTYGPFAPNTAGEPFPDPDDARRDLTQVCELGANLLRVYHVPPRWFLDLAAGHGLRVLVDVPWNKHLCFLDAPDLAAEAREAVREAARRCARHPAVFALSVVNEIPADIVRWSGAAAVAGFIDELIAVAKAEDPELLCTFGNFPPTEFLRPRRLDFCCWNLYLHQPRPFENYLARLQMLADTRPLVLGEFGLDSLRETEAQQAETLGWQIESAFRAGCAGVICFAFTDDWFKDGRAVDDWAFGLVTRDRRPKPAFETVRRQFVAAPRYPLPHTPRVSVVVASYNGDATLRSCLQSLEALNYPDYEVLLVDDGSTDSTPAVASEFPAVRYFRHAMNQGLGVARNTGIAAATGEIVAFTDSDCRPDEDWLRHLVGDLLNSRFVGIGGHNFLPPDDAPTAACVMVSPGGPAHVMLTDRIAEHIPGCNMAFYKWALESVGGFDPIYRTAGDDVDICWRLQQRNYRIGFSAAGFVWHYRRNTVGAYLRQQSGYGAAEALLERRHPENFNRFGGSIWHGRIYSPAKFGVETRAPIIYHGLFGSAFFQSIYATPPSLILVVPTSLEYHVLVTLPLLVLGSVVPHLASVGLASLCFSLAMCGIAAGQAELPPGHRRWWSRPLVALLFFLQPIVRGWARHQGHLRGQQRALGDQENLNSLILGDQGDDLDRLLFWSESGMDRMVFLGRVLERLDQRKWPNKPDAGWSPYDVEIYGSRWACLQLTTAGEWFPGRREMIRCRLKARWSFLARALFWSVAGFTLVLIGTLTGSGSWLLLLALPLLAWWLDQERRNLTRVTANFLIELAKECQLVQVDSSRLDTPRDASPRGTSSG; encoded by the coding sequence GTGAACAGTGGCCCGCCTCCACGCCTGTTGGTGCCGCCGGCTCCGGAGCCGGAAACACCGGGCATCCTCCCGCGGATTTCTGTTCCCGCAGAGGCTCACGATCCGTTTCATTCGTCTGCGGTCCGCCACCGTCTGCGCGGCGGCCGCATCGTGATGCCGCATGCCGAACCCGTCGGGATTCCGCCCGCCACCGACACCCCCCGGGTGCGCGTGGACGGCAAGTTCTTCCGGCAGGGAACACGCAAGTTTCATCCGAAAGGGGTGACCTACGGTCCGTTCGCGCCCAACACGGCGGGGGAGCCGTTTCCGGATCCCGACGACGCACGGCGGGACCTCACCCAGGTCTGCGAGCTCGGGGCCAACCTGCTGAGGGTCTATCATGTGCCCCCCCGGTGGTTCCTCGATCTTGCCGCCGGGCACGGGCTCCGGGTGCTGGTGGACGTTCCATGGAACAAGCACCTGTGTTTCCTGGACGCGCCGGACCTTGCGGCGGAAGCACGCGAAGCCGTGCGCGAGGCCGCCCGGCGCTGTGCCCGGCACCCGGCGGTCTTTGCGCTCTCCGTGGTCAACGAAATCCCCGCCGACATTGTCCGATGGAGCGGCGCCGCCGCCGTGGCCGGGTTCATTGACGAGCTGATCGCGGTGGCCAAGGCGGAGGACCCGGAGCTGCTCTGCACCTTCGGCAATTTCCCGCCGACGGAATTCCTGCGGCCGAGGCGTCTGGATTTCTGCTGCTGGAACCTCTACCTGCACCAACCCCGCCCGTTCGAGAACTACCTGGCCCGGCTGCAGATGCTGGCCGACACCCGTCCGCTGGTGCTCGGGGAATTCGGGCTGGATTCGCTGCGCGAGACGGAGGCCCAGCAGGCCGAAACCCTGGGCTGGCAGATCGAGTCGGCATTCCGGGCAGGATGCGCGGGGGTGATCTGCTTTGCCTTCACCGATGACTGGTTCAAGGACGGACGCGCCGTTGACGACTGGGCCTTTGGCCTGGTGACCCGGGACCGGCGCCCCAAGCCGGCGTTCGAGACGGTGCGCCGCCAGTTTGTCGCGGCACCGCGATACCCGCTGCCGCACACCCCCCGGGTGTCGGTGGTGGTGGCCAGCTACAATGGCGACGCCACGCTGCGGTCCTGTCTCCAGTCGCTCGAAGCGCTCAATTACCCGGACTACGAAGTGCTGCTTGTGGACGACGGGTCCACGGACAGCACCCCGGCCGTCGCGTCGGAATTCCCCGCCGTGCGCTACTTCCGTCATGCCATGAACCAGGGCCTGGGGGTGGCCCGAAACACCGGGATTGCCGCGGCGACCGGGGAGATCGTCGCCTTCACCGATTCGGACTGCCGACCCGACGAGGACTGGCTCCGGCACCTGGTGGGTGACCTGCTGAACTCGCGCTTCGTCGGTATCGGGGGACACAATTTCCTCCCGCCCGACGACGCCCCGACCGCCGCATGCGTGATGGTCTCCCCAGGCGGCCCTGCGCATGTGATGCTCACCGACCGCATCGCGGAACACATTCCAGGCTGCAACATGGCCTTCTACAAGTGGGCCTTGGAGAGCGTCGGCGGCTTCGACCCGATCTACCGGACCGCCGGGGACGACGTGGACATCTGCTGGCGGCTGCAGCAGCGGAACTACCGGATCGGCTTCAGCGCAGCCGGCTTTGTTTGGCACTACCGGCGCAACACCGTCGGCGCCTACCTCCGCCAGCAGTCCGGATACGGTGCCGCCGAGGCCCTGCTGGAACGGCGGCATCCGGAAAACTTCAACCGCTTCGGCGGTTCGATCTGGCACGGCCGCATCTATTCGCCGGCCAAGTTCGGAGTCGAGACCCGCGCGCCGATCATCTATCACGGACTGTTCGGCAGTGCGTTCTTCCAGAGCATCTACGCCACGCCGCCCAGCCTGATTCTGGTGGTGCCGACCAGCCTGGAATACCATGTGCTGGTCACGCTGCCGCTCCTGGTGCTCGGGTCGGTGGTGCCCCACCTCGCCTCGGTCGGCCTCGCCAGCCTGTGCTTCTCCCTGGCCATGTGCGGCATCGCCGCGGGCCAGGCCGAGCTGCCGCCAGGCCACCGGCGTTGGTGGTCGCGTCCGCTGGTGGCGCTGCTGTTTTTTCTCCAGCCCATCGTCCGGGGGTGGGCGCGCCACCAGGGGCATCTGCGCGGACAGCAACGCGCACTCGGCGACCAGGAGAACTTGAACTCGCTGATCCTTGGCGATCAGGGCGACGACCTCGACCGGCTGCTGTTCTGGAGCGAGTCGGGCATGGATCGCATGGTGTTCCTCGGACGCGTCCTCGAGCGGCTGGATCAGCGGAAGTGGCCCAACAAGCCGGACGCCGGCTGGAGTCCCTACGACGTGGAGATTTACGGTTCCCGTTGGGCCTGCCTGCAACTGACAACGGCGGGCGAGTGGTTTCCCGGGCGCCGGGAGATGATCCGCTGCCGGTTGAAGGCCCGCTGGAGTTTTCTGGCCCGCGCGCTGTTCTGGTCGGTGGCCGGTTTCACCCTCGTGCTGATCGGCACGCTCACCGGATCCGGGTCGTGGCTGTTGCTCCTCGCCCTGCCGCTGCTGGCCTGGTGGCTGGACCAGGAGCGTCGGAATCTGACGCGGGTCACCGCCAATTTCCTGATTGAACTGGCAAAGGAATGCCAGCTGGTGCAGGTGGATTCCAGCCGGCTGGACACCCCGCGGGATGCGTCGCCGCGCGGAACGTCATCCGGGTGA
- a CDS encoding MBL fold metallo-hydrolase — protein MCPLPHRPQPVDARSTRRRVPRSFKELTPSNHFNPRTFFREMVWKALVTPRSGSFKIPRFPVLGSRELALTWIGHASFLVQFPDLNLIIDPNFANWLFLLKRLKRPGIRAADLPPIDVVLLTHAHFDHFHRPSLRRLPPSPKIAILPWGCGSLARRLGFDRIVELHWWESFGSGDWKVTLVPAKHWGARTLRDAHRGWGGFVIEHHGRRVYHAGDSAYFEGFREIGERMRPELALLPIGAYFPDSFRSVHMGPDEALAAFRDLQAQWLIPMHFGTFKLSFEAMEEPERWLRQLAGEQRLVRQLRVLEEGVPEKF, from the coding sequence ATGTGTCCCCTTCCGCATCGGCCCCAGCCGGTGGATGCCCGCAGCACGCGCCGGCGTGTGCCCCGCTCCTTCAAGGAGCTGACGCCGAGCAACCACTTCAATCCGCGAACATTCTTCCGCGAAATGGTGTGGAAGGCCCTGGTCACGCCGCGGAGCGGCTCGTTCAAGATCCCGAGGTTTCCCGTCCTCGGCAGCCGTGAACTGGCGCTCACGTGGATTGGGCACGCGTCGTTCCTGGTCCAGTTCCCGGATCTCAACCTCATCATTGACCCGAACTTTGCCAACTGGCTGTTCCTGCTGAAGCGGCTCAAGCGCCCCGGCATCCGCGCCGCGGACCTTCCCCCGATTGACGTCGTGCTCCTGACGCACGCGCACTTCGATCACTTCCACCGGCCGTCGCTGCGCCGTCTCCCGCCCTCTCCGAAGATCGCGATCCTGCCGTGGGGATGCGGGTCCCTCGCGAGACGGCTCGGATTCGACCGCATCGTCGAACTGCATTGGTGGGAGAGTTTTGGCAGCGGCGACTGGAAGGTGACCCTGGTGCCCGCAAAACACTGGGGTGCCCGCACGCTCCGCGATGCGCACCGGGGGTGGGGCGGCTTTGTGATCGAGCACCACGGGCGCCGGGTGTACCACGCCGGGGACTCCGCCTACTTCGAGGGCTTCCGCGAGATTGGCGAGCGGATGCGACCGGAGCTCGCATTGCTGCCGATCGGCGCCTATTTTCCCGACTCCTTCCGCAGCGTGCACATGGGACCGGACGAGGCGCTGGCCGCGTTCCGGGACCTGCAGGCCCAGTGGCTCATCCCGATGCATTTCGGCACCTTCAAACTCAGCTTCGAGGCGATGGAAGAGCCGGAGCGCTGGTTGCGACAGCTCGCCGGGGAGCAGCGGCTGGTGCGTCAGCTTCGCGTGCTGGAGGAGGGCGTGCCCGAAAAGTTTTGA
- a CDS encoding type II secretion system protein, with protein sequence MKLRAAGTNRTRPPGGVTGFTLIELLVVISIIAILASMLLPALGKAKFQARTTASLNNLRQLGLGLHFYAMDQSDLLPGHSSLPAETTALGRPRTRWADSVFPYMQTPSVYLSPNLTPQERKLLVKAFAHTVDPGPVETERSVYYGGYGYNYQYLGNNRQPEGIPPFHARLSSLQAASETVALGDTKGARGGNPENPYGKGGSGDYVLDPPLGSMELGSRGSRRSGTEPGSGNAYYEGGHDGSDAHRATPAARNLGRVTLVFADGHAGTLLPDVLDGRTSTSPGGHNGLWNGLGDPSRR encoded by the coding sequence ATGAAATTGCGAGCTGCGGGAACCAATCGCACCCGCCCTCCCGGGGGCGTGACGGGATTCACCCTCATTGAGTTGCTGGTGGTGATTTCGATCATCGCGATTCTCGCCTCGATGCTCCTTCCGGCGCTGGGCAAGGCGAAGTTTCAGGCGCGGACCACGGCCAGCCTCAACAACCTGCGCCAGCTCGGTCTCGGACTTCATTTCTACGCGATGGACCAGTCGGATCTGCTGCCGGGTCATTCGTCCCTTCCGGCGGAGACCACCGCCTTGGGGAGGCCCCGGACGCGCTGGGCGGACTCCGTGTTCCCCTACATGCAGACGCCGTCGGTGTATCTGAGTCCGAACCTCACGCCGCAGGAGCGCAAGCTGTTGGTCAAGGCGTTTGCGCACACGGTGGACCCCGGCCCGGTCGAGACGGAGCGTTCCGTGTACTACGGGGGTTACGGCTACAACTACCAATACCTGGGCAACAACCGGCAACCGGAGGGCATTCCCCCGTTTCATGCCCGGCTGTCGTCGCTGCAGGCGGCGTCCGAAACGGTGGCCCTTGGGGACACCAAGGGAGCCCGCGGGGGCAATCCCGAAAACCCGTATGGGAAGGGCGGCTCGGGGGATTATGTGCTGGATCCGCCCCTGGGTTCGATGGAACTCGGTTCGCGGGGCAGCCGGCGTTCCGGCACCGAGCCCGGCAGCGGCAACGCCTACTACGAAGGGGGCCATGACGGCTCGGATGCCCACCGGGCGACCCCGGCAGCCAGAAATCTGGGCCGCGTCACCCTGGTGTTCGCCGACGGCCACGCGGGAACCCTCCTGCCCGACGTGCTGGATGGCAGGACCAGCACGTCCCCCGGCGGTCACAACGGACTCTGGAACGGTCTCGGGGACCCCTCACGGCGCTAG
- a CDS encoding FkbM family methyltransferase, giving the protein MSLISKTTIRRVFRRRGYDIVSYSPAFHTLARRRRFLDAVGVDLVLDVGANVGQYASQLREIGYAGKIVSFEPVTKAYKQLRKACEGDPQWIARNSALGDVSRKQEIKVSQNLESSSLLPMLSTHLEAVPESAVVAVEQIVVERLDEIIDEVAGAARRIFLKMDTQGYERMVVEGALGCLDRIVALQAEVSLVPLYEGETALCDFTGHLSKLGYSLAAIEPGYADARTGRMYQVDCVFFRPEK; this is encoded by the coding sequence ATGTCCTTGATCAGTAAAACGACGATCCGGCGTGTGTTCCGCCGGCGCGGGTATGATATCGTCAGCTACAGCCCGGCGTTCCACACCCTGGCCAGGCGGCGGCGGTTTCTGGATGCCGTGGGCGTTGATCTGGTGCTGGATGTCGGTGCCAACGTAGGGCAGTACGCATCCCAGTTGCGGGAGATTGGCTATGCAGGAAAAATCGTCTCCTTCGAGCCGGTCACAAAGGCCTACAAGCAGCTCAGGAAAGCCTGCGAGGGGGACCCCCAGTGGATTGCACGCAACAGCGCACTGGGTGATGTGAGTCGGAAGCAGGAGATCAAGGTATCTCAGAACCTCGAGTCGAGCTCGCTCCTCCCGATGCTTTCGACCCACCTCGAGGCGGTGCCGGAATCGGCGGTCGTGGCCGTCGAGCAGATTGTTGTCGAGCGCCTCGACGAGATCATTGATGAGGTTGCGGGCGCTGCGCGACGGATCTTCCTCAAAATGGACACGCAGGGGTATGAGCGGATGGTCGTCGAGGGCGCGTTGGGATGTCTGGATCGAATTGTGGCGCTTCAGGCCGAGGTGTCGCTGGTGCCCCTCTATGAAGGCGAGACCGCGCTGTGTGACTTCACAGGCCATCTTTCCAAACTTGGCTATTCCCTCGCCGCCATTGAACCGGGCTATGCCGACGCCCGCACCGGCCGGATGTATCAGGTGGACTGCGTATTTTTCCGGCCGGAGAAATAG
- a CDS encoding N-acetyltransferase produces MSAPRIRPATRTDGPGILAIYNDAVRTTTATYDETPRTPEQQEWWLEAHERARLPVLVAEEAVSGGPPRISGWSSLSRWQDRAGYRFTAETSIYVAAGDRGRGVGTLLMAPLIAAAAARGMHVLLALVDAANEPSLRLHARFGFVPSGHLREVGYKFGRWLDVILLERRITGRDADQNFSGTPSSSTRS; encoded by the coding sequence ATGTCGGCACCCCGAATCCGCCCGGCCACGCGCACCGACGGCCCGGGCATCCTCGCGATCTACAACGACGCCGTGCGGACCACCACCGCCACTTACGACGAGACGCCCCGGACCCCCGAACAACAGGAGTGGTGGCTGGAGGCCCATGAACGGGCCCGGCTGCCGGTTCTGGTCGCGGAGGAGGCGGTGTCCGGCGGCCCGCCACGGATTTCCGGGTGGAGTTCGCTGAGCCGGTGGCAGGATCGGGCAGGGTACCGGTTCACGGCGGAGACCTCCATTTACGTGGCTGCCGGCGATCGCGGACGCGGGGTGGGCACGCTCCTGATGGCCCCGTTGATCGCGGCGGCGGCGGCGCGCGGAATGCACGTCCTGCTGGCGCTGGTGGACGCCGCGAACGAACCGAGCCTCCGGCTGCACGCGCGCTTCGGCTTTGTGCCGTCCGGACATCTCCGGGAGGTGGGCTACAAATTCGGGCGCTGGCTGGACGTGATCCTCCTGGAACGTCGGATCACCGGCAGGGATGCCGATCAAAACTTTTCGGGCACGCCCTCCTCCAGCACGCGAAGCTGA